Proteins from a genomic interval of Cupriavidus sp. WKF15:
- a CDS encoding DUF882 domain-containing protein, with amino-acid sequence MTHSSNPARRRFLQHTGGLAIGAGLAALSPQLALANAPGARSLSFDHTHTGEHLSLVYALGDQVLPQAQTTLNRFLRDHYSGQVGMIDPQLFGLLFALRQTLGSESPFQVISGYRSPVTNARLRRTGGGGVARHSLHMDGMAIDIRLPGVALADLRDAAMSLGVGGVGFYAQEDFVHVDTGRVRHWG; translated from the coding sequence ATGACACATTCCAGCAATCCCGCACGCCGCCGCTTCCTGCAACACACCGGCGGACTCGCCATCGGCGCCGGCCTGGCCGCGCTCTCGCCGCAACTGGCGCTGGCCAACGCGCCGGGCGCGCGCAGCCTGTCGTTCGATCACACGCATACCGGCGAACACCTTTCGCTGGTGTACGCGCTGGGCGACCAGGTGCTGCCGCAGGCACAGACCACCCTCAACCGCTTCCTGCGCGACCATTATTCCGGCCAGGTGGGCATGATCGATCCACAACTGTTCGGCCTGCTGTTCGCGTTGCGACAGACGCTCGGCAGCGAATCGCCGTTCCAGGTGATCTCGGGATATCGCAGCCCCGTAACCAATGCGCGCCTGCGCCGCACGGGCGGCGGCGGCGTGGCCAGGCACAGCCTGCACATGGACGGCATGGCCATCGACATCCGCCTGCCAGGCGTGGCGCTGGCCGATCTGCGCGATGCCGCGATGTCGCTGGGTGTGGGCGGTGTTGGTTTCTACGCGCAAGAGGATTTCGTCCACGTGGACACCGGCCGCGTGCGCCACTGGGGCTGA
- a CDS encoding glycine zipper 2TM domain-containing protein, whose translation MWKLAVALLISAGMGLAGCTATGAVAGGVAGHELTHGSTAGTVGGAVVGGVVGHELGK comes from the coding sequence ATGTGGAAGCTTGCAGTCGCGCTGCTGATCAGCGCTGGCATGGGCCTGGCCGGCTGTACCGCGACGGGTGCGGTAGCTGGCGGCGTAGCGGGGCACGAACTCACGCACGGCAGCACTGCCGGCACCGTGGGTGGTGCCGTGGTAGGCGGCGTGGTTGGCCACGAACTGGGCAAGTAG
- a CDS encoding SCO family protein — protein MAGGWRATLVATALVSALALFAFGHATRGFRVVTSDGTRQFDLARAPLALPDMALADASGRRFPLREPGNAQRQTLVTFLYTHCVTVCRSSASGQAYLQAELIARGLTGHYRLLAISFDPERDTPDVLRAYARKQGADPAVWRMATVADAADLPALLKAFGIVVLPDGRGDYVHNAAYFLIDGQSRLARAYDIDRPDAVLADIVHAQR, from the coding sequence ATGGCGGGCGGCTGGCGGGCCACCCTGGTTGCGACGGCCCTCGTCAGCGCGCTGGCACTCTTTGCCTTCGGCCATGCGACGCGCGGCTTCCGCGTGGTGACGTCGGATGGCACCAGGCAATTTGACCTGGCGCGCGCGCCGCTTGCCCTGCCCGACATGGCACTGGCCGATGCTTCCGGGCGCCGCTTCCCCTTGCGCGAACCCGGCAATGCGCAACGGCAAACGCTGGTCACATTTCTCTACACACACTGCGTCACGGTCTGTCGCAGCAGCGCGTCCGGGCAGGCCTACCTGCAGGCCGAACTTATCGCGCGCGGCCTTACCGGGCACTACCGGTTGCTGGCTATCAGCTTCGATCCGGAACGTGACACCCCCGACGTACTCCGCGCTTATGCCCGCAAGCAAGGTGCCGACCCCGCCGTCTGGCGCATGGCTACGGTGGCGGATGCCGCCGACCTGCCGGCCCTCCTGAAGGCGTTTGGCATCGTCGTGCTGCCGGACGGCCGCGGCGACTACGTCCACAACGCCGCGTATTTCCTCATCGACGGTCAGAGCCGGCTGGCCCGTGCCTACGACATCGACCGGCCGGATGCCGTGCTGGCCGACATCGTCCATGCGCAGCGCTGA
- a CDS encoding nitrite/sulfite reductase, with protein sequence MYLYDSTDQQLVDERVAQFTDQTARFLNGQLPEDEFRVLRLQNGLYIQRHAPMLRVAIPYGMLVSRQLRKLAEISRRWDRGYGHFSTRQNMQFNWPRLEDAPAILAELATVQMHAIQTSGNCIRNTTTDHFAGIAPDEVVNPLVWCEIIRQWSMLHPEFAFLPRKFKIAVSGARTDRAAVGVHDIGLQAVERDGETGFRVWVGGGMGRTPMVGKVIGEFVHWSDLLTYLQAILRVYNLHGRRDNKYKARIKILVKDLTPEVFAQQVDEHWQPIRGGPDTVDAGFVRAIATRFTTPDYDSSAAHDDDPNPALAAANPRYARWLRSNVHGHRVPGYAAVTVSLKATGTPPGDITADQMEAAADLADRYGSGELRVSHEQNLIIADVRRTRLHELWQQLQTWNLATPNIGLLTNIIACPGGDFCSLANAVSIPLAEAIQQRFDDLDYLYEIGELDLNISGCINSCGHHHVGHIGILGVDKAGEAWYQVTIGGRQGGQAGAAIGRIIGPSFAQDEIPEVIEQLIKSYLAMRDSEAERFIDVVERVGIDPFKAAVYQNPTIARRRQQAEAARA encoded by the coding sequence ATGTACCTCTATGACTCCACCGACCAGCAACTGGTCGACGAGCGCGTTGCGCAGTTCACCGACCAGACCGCACGCTTCCTGAACGGACAGCTTCCGGAAGACGAGTTCCGCGTGCTGCGCCTGCAGAACGGGCTCTATATCCAGCGCCATGCGCCGATGCTGCGCGTCGCCATCCCTTACGGCATGCTGGTGTCGCGGCAGTTGCGCAAGCTTGCCGAGATCTCGCGGCGCTGGGACCGCGGCTATGGCCACTTCAGCACGCGCCAGAACATGCAGTTCAACTGGCCGCGCCTGGAAGACGCGCCCGCCATCCTGGCCGAGCTGGCCACGGTGCAGATGCACGCGATCCAGACCAGCGGCAACTGCATCCGCAATACCACTACCGATCACTTCGCCGGCATTGCGCCGGACGAGGTGGTGAACCCGCTGGTGTGGTGCGAGATCATCCGGCAGTGGTCCATGCTCCATCCGGAATTCGCCTTCCTGCCGCGCAAGTTCAAGATCGCAGTCAGTGGCGCCCGTACGGACCGCGCCGCGGTGGGCGTGCACGACATCGGCCTGCAGGCCGTCGAGCGCGACGGCGAGACCGGCTTCCGCGTCTGGGTGGGCGGCGGCATGGGACGCACACCGATGGTCGGCAAGGTGATCGGCGAATTCGTGCACTGGTCCGACCTGCTGACGTACCTGCAGGCCATCCTGCGCGTCTATAACCTGCACGGCCGGCGCGACAACAAGTACAAGGCGCGCATCAAGATCCTGGTGAAGGACCTTACGCCGGAAGTCTTCGCGCAACAGGTCGACGAACACTGGCAGCCCATTCGCGGCGGCCCCGATACCGTCGATGCCGGGTTCGTGCGCGCCATCGCCACGCGCTTCACCACGCCGGACTACGACTCCTCCGCCGCGCACGACGACGACCCCAACCCGGCACTAGCCGCCGCCAACCCGCGCTATGCGCGCTGGCTGCGCAGCAACGTGCATGGGCACCGCGTGCCTGGCTACGCCGCCGTCACGGTGTCACTGAAGGCAACCGGCACGCCGCCCGGCGACATCACCGCCGACCAGATGGAAGCCGCGGCCGACCTCGCGGACCGCTACGGCTCCGGCGAACTGCGCGTCTCGCACGAACAGAACCTGATCATCGCCGACGTGCGCCGTACGCGCCTGCATGAACTGTGGCAGCAATTGCAGACGTGGAACCTCGCCACGCCCAATATCGGACTGCTGACCAACATCATCGCCTGCCCGGGCGGCGACTTCTGCTCGCTTGCCAATGCCGTGTCCATTCCGCTGGCCGAGGCGATCCAGCAGCGCTTCGACGACCTCGACTATCTCTACGAGATCGGCGAGCTGGACCTGAACATCTCCGGCTGCATCAACTCATGCGGGCACCACCACGTCGGCCATATCGGCATCCTCGGCGTCGACAAGGCCGGCGAGGCGTGGTACCAGGTCACCATCGGCGGACGCCAGGGCGGACAGGCCGGGGCCGCGATCGGCCGCATCATCGGGCCGTCGTTCGCGCAGGACGAGATTCCGGAGGTAATCGAGCAATTGATCAAGAGCTACCTCGCCATGCGCGACAGCGAAGCCGAACGCTTCATCGACGTGGTGGAGCGGGTTGGCATCGATCCATTCAAGGCCGCGGTCTACCAGAACCCGACGATCGCCCGGCGCCGTCAGCAAGCGGAGGCCGCGCGCGCCTGA
- a CDS encoding DUF1404 family protein has protein sequence MRSAERPILAWLPGAGLAVLALLRGWLEASMARHMAIELPLLLGIGIAAATLRGRDTSAFPGWNRRGLPGLVAAMAIVSYWMLPVALDLAVLDARWSVAKVTSMIVAGAVLGVSWPRAGVVLQAFFAINWSAMTLVAGLLYQDAPQQLCSVYLADQQGAAGRALVLYAAVGLALWMVSVMRRLGRDEAGLRI, from the coding sequence ATGCGCAGCGCTGAGCGGCCCATTCTGGCCTGGCTGCCTGGCGCGGGACTGGCCGTGCTGGCGTTGCTGCGCGGGTGGCTGGAGGCCTCGATGGCCCGGCACATGGCGATCGAACTGCCATTGCTGCTGGGGATCGGCATTGCCGCGGCCACACTCCGAGGCAGGGATACATCGGCCTTCCCCGGCTGGAACCGGCGCGGGCTGCCGGGGCTGGTAGCCGCCATGGCCATCGTCAGCTACTGGATGCTTCCGGTTGCGCTCGACCTGGCGGTGCTCGATGCGCGCTGGTCCGTCGCGAAGGTGACGAGCATGATCGTGGCCGGCGCCGTGCTGGGCGTGTCCTGGCCGCGTGCCGGGGTTGTGTTGCAGGCGTTCTTCGCGATCAACTGGAGCGCGATGACACTGGTGGCGGGCCTGCTCTACCAGGACGCGCCGCAACAGCTTTGCAGCGTGTACCTGGCCGACCAGCAGGGCGCGGCCGGACGCGCGCTGGTGCTCTATGCCGCAGTCGGGCTGGCGCTCTGGATGGTATCAGTGATGCGCAGGCTCGGCCGCGACGAGGCTGGCCTGCGGATCTGA
- a CDS encoding cytochrome c, which produces MKPQSSHKTEHADPHEQHNPVPKIVLGLVAGLVVWAASYIWTERADGLAQLGDRRDTQVLAQGAAGSARVADGKQLFAANCQACHQATGQGLPGVFPPLAGSPLVTGDPVVLSQIVLHGLTGPIEILGATYNGAMPAFGEQLSDTELAAVLTHIRSAWGNQAPAIDAVAVAAARKWSASRKDPWHSDELHKLAGAQ; this is translated from the coding sequence ATGAAGCCTCAAAGCAGCCACAAGACTGAACACGCCGACCCGCACGAGCAGCACAATCCGGTGCCGAAGATCGTGCTGGGCCTGGTCGCCGGACTGGTAGTCTGGGCCGCCAGCTACATCTGGACCGAGCGTGCCGATGGACTTGCGCAGCTTGGCGACCGGCGCGACACGCAGGTGCTGGCCCAGGGCGCTGCCGGTAGTGCGCGCGTGGCCGACGGCAAGCAGCTGTTCGCGGCGAACTGCCAGGCCTGCCACCAGGCCACGGGCCAGGGTCTGCCAGGCGTCTTCCCGCCGCTGGCGGGATCGCCGCTGGTGACGGGCGATCCGGTGGTGCTGTCGCAGATCGTGCTGCACGGGCTGACCGGGCCCATCGAGATCCTCGGCGCGACCTATAACGGCGCGATGCCGGCCTTCGGCGAGCAACTGAGCGACACCGAACTGGCCGCGGTGCTCACGCATATCCGCAGCGCGTGGGGCAACCAGGCGCCCGCCATCGACGCCGTGGCCGTTGCCGCGGCCCGCAAGTGGAGCGCGTCGCGCAAGGACCCGTGGCATAGCGACGAACTGCACAAGCTGGCCGGAGCCCAGTGA
- a CDS encoding NAD(P)-dependent oxidoreductase — MRVAFLGLGVMGFHMAGHLAAKGHEVTVYNRTAAKAQAWVAKFGGKAADTPALAVRQADVVCSCVGNDDDLRSVLIGPDGAFFTAPTGCIFVDHTTASANVARELYAAARERGLHFIDGPVSGGEVGAEKGILTIMCGGDAEAYARAEPVIGAYARAVTRIGEAGAGQLAKMVNQISIAGLIQGLSEAIAFGERAGLDMRLVLDVISKGAAGSWQLENRGPTMIEDKFDFGFAVDWMRKDLGLCLDEARRNGASLPVTATVDQFYADLQQMGCGRADTSSLIKRLRRFSEK, encoded by the coding sequence ATGCGTGTCGCATTCCTCGGGCTTGGCGTCATGGGCTTCCACATGGCGGGCCATCTTGCCGCCAAGGGCCATGAAGTCACGGTCTACAACCGCACCGCGGCCAAGGCGCAGGCCTGGGTCGCAAAATTTGGCGGCAAAGCGGCGGACACACCCGCCCTGGCAGTCAGGCAGGCGGACGTGGTGTGCTCGTGCGTCGGCAACGACGACGACCTGCGCTCGGTGCTGATCGGTCCGGACGGTGCGTTCTTCACCGCGCCCACCGGCTGCATCTTCGTGGACCACACCACCGCCAGCGCCAACGTGGCGCGCGAACTCTACGCGGCCGCGCGCGAACGCGGCCTGCACTTCATCGACGGACCCGTGTCGGGCGGCGAAGTCGGTGCGGAAAAAGGCATCCTGACCATCATGTGCGGCGGCGACGCCGAAGCCTATGCGCGCGCCGAGCCCGTGATCGGCGCGTATGCGCGCGCCGTAACGCGCATCGGCGAAGCCGGTGCCGGCCAGCTCGCCAAAATGGTCAACCAGATCAGCATCGCCGGCCTGATCCAGGGCCTGTCCGAAGCGATCGCCTTCGGCGAACGCGCCGGCCTCGACATGCGGCTGGTGCTGGACGTCATCAGCAAGGGCGCGGCCGGATCCTGGCAGCTCGAGAACCGCGGCCCGACCATGATCGAGGACAAGTTCGACTTTGGCTTCGCCGTGGACTGGATGCGCAAGGACCTGGGACTCTGCCTCGACGAGGCACGCCGCAATGGCGCCAGCCTGCCCGTCACCGCCACGGTCGACCAGTTCTATGCCGACCTGCAGCAGATGGGCTGCGGCCGCGCGGATACCTCGTCGCTGATCAAGCGCCTGCGCCGCTTTTCGGAGAAGTGA
- a CDS encoding cbb3-type cytochrome c oxidase subunit II, giving the protein MENELKLVGGAMVTLSLATCAMIVVPFLQLKDVPAPKELAPYTSAQLRGRQVYMANGCIACHTQQPSSTGAGIADAQRGWGRPSVAADYHYDDPPLLGTMRTGPDLFNIGVRQPSADWHLGHLYQPRAYVPGSIMPAYPFLFEVKDSDAVGKDDRVVSLPPGAAPAGKAVVATPQALDLVAYLTGLRHTYPVLTPTEASLAKGLALAASTTKSHAPDEASKQPQD; this is encoded by the coding sequence ATGGAAAACGAACTGAAGCTCGTAGGCGGCGCCATGGTGACGCTATCGCTGGCGACCTGCGCGATGATCGTGGTGCCCTTCCTGCAACTGAAGGATGTGCCCGCGCCGAAGGAACTCGCGCCCTATACCAGCGCGCAGCTGCGTGGCCGGCAGGTCTACATGGCCAACGGCTGCATTGCCTGCCATACGCAGCAGCCCAGCTCCACGGGCGCCGGCATTGCCGACGCGCAGCGCGGCTGGGGCCGGCCCTCGGTCGCGGCGGACTATCACTATGACGACCCGCCGCTGCTCGGCACCATGCGCACCGGGCCCGACCTGTTCAATATCGGCGTGCGTCAGCCCAGCGCCGACTGGCACCTAGGGCACCTGTACCAGCCGCGCGCGTATGTGCCGGGCAGCATCATGCCCGCCTATCCGTTCCTGTTCGAGGTGAAGGACAGCGACGCCGTCGGCAAGGACGATCGCGTGGTGTCGCTGCCGCCCGGTGCGGCACCGGCCGGCAAGGCCGTGGTCGCCACGCCGCAGGCGCTGGACCTGGTTGCCTACCTGACCGGGCTGCGCCACACCTATCCCGTCCTGACCCCGACCGAGGCGAGCCTGGCCAAGGGCCTCGCGCTCGCCGCCAGCACCACGAAGAGCCATGCCCCAGATGAAGCCTCAAAGCAGCCACAAGACTGA
- a CDS encoding helix-turn-helix domain-containing protein, whose product MRTAYFLMLPGIHMLDLAGPLQILATVAELGLGKLAVRCVGPHSSVQAFQGVELGRVGPLPARLLPGDLVLAIGSKMTDTLTRSPAWRDTADWLRAAACAPDRPIVAAVCTGAYLLGDAGLLDGRLCTTHYAHVGRLRARHPRASVIDNRIFVSDGNIWTSAGVASGIDMALQLVADVFGDEAAIRVARENVVPFRRFGSDPELDSKFRSRSHGNALVHAVQDAISTDLAVSVSDPSFAQTFATSVRHLSRVFARETGLTPKQYQLALRMDKARRLLEASSLPIDDIAGQCGFASVQAFRSCWNKAEPMTPGEFRHARRG is encoded by the coding sequence ATGCGAACCGCCTATTTCCTCATGCTGCCCGGCATCCACATGCTGGACCTGGCCGGACCGCTGCAGATCCTGGCAACGGTTGCCGAACTCGGCCTCGGCAAGCTGGCCGTGCGCTGCGTGGGACCGCATTCCAGCGTGCAGGCGTTCCAGGGCGTCGAACTAGGGCGGGTCGGGCCATTGCCGGCGCGGCTGCTTCCGGGCGACCTGGTGCTCGCTATCGGCAGCAAGATGACGGACACGCTGACCCGCTCGCCGGCATGGCGCGATACGGCGGACTGGCTGCGCGCAGCGGCATGCGCGCCGGACAGGCCGATCGTGGCCGCCGTCTGCACGGGCGCCTACCTGCTCGGCGACGCCGGCCTGCTCGACGGGCGGCTCTGCACCACGCACTACGCCCATGTCGGCAGGCTGCGCGCGCGGCATCCGCGCGCCTCGGTGATCGACAACCGCATCTTCGTCAGCGACGGCAATATCTGGACCTCGGCCGGCGTGGCCTCGGGCATCGACATGGCCCTGCAGCTCGTGGCCGATGTCTTCGGCGACGAGGCCGCGATCCGCGTGGCGCGCGAGAACGTGGTGCCGTTCCGGCGCTTCGGCAGCGATCCGGAGCTGGATTCGAAGTTCCGCTCGCGCTCGCATGGCAATGCGCTGGTCCACGCGGTGCAGGACGCAATTTCAACCGACCTGGCCGTGAGCGTGTCCGATCCCTCGTTCGCGCAGACCTTCGCCACCAGCGTCAGGCACCTGTCGCGCGTGTTTGCCAGGGAAACCGGGCTGACGCCCAAGCAGTACCAGCTGGCGCTGCGCATGGACAAGGCTCGTCGGCTGCTCGAGGCGTCTTCGCTGCCGATCGATGACATCGCCGGGCAATGCGGTTTTGCCAGCGTGCAGGCATTCCGTTCCTGCTGGAACAAGGCCGAGCCGATGACACCCGGGGAGTTCCGGCACGCTCGCCGGGGCTAG
- a CDS encoding L,D-transpeptidase family protein has protein sequence MTPAKPDKRLPSFPARNARHWIGGTLAACLLACAASAGAQPLWFAGGRPTPEAQQAVTALAGAEADGLAPKDYDAEGLKHALAQAAAGPQAAPDAVEKLDTALSDAMRRYLSDLHNGRVDPRKVHANFTPPASAQFEPDSYLRTALASHRLPDAIREAAPSFPLYGTLRDALARYRALAAQPGWERPLPALPGGKLTTGQAYSGVAELARRLQALGDMAAGAPVPHRYAGAVVDGVKAFQARHGLEADGVIGAGTLAQLNTPPAARVRQIELTMERLRWTPLADGPRVIVVNIPEFMLRAYEYNAGKLDIKLEMKVIVGKALDTRTPLFKEDMRYIEFSPYWNVPPSIARAETIPRLRRDPGYFTSQGFEFVSNGKAVTTLTEANLDAVLNGQMRIRQRPGPTNALGDIKFVFPNNQNIYLHHTPTPQLFKRDRRDFSHGCIRVEEPVALAQFVLQDMPGWTEARIRQAMTKGQSNTVALQQPLPVVLAYGTAIARADGRVYFLPDIYGQDKLLDQALRQNTTRGAPGVPASAPSTPDALAHPAPTQNPT, from the coding sequence ATGACACCCGCCAAGCCTGACAAGCGCCTGCCTTCCTTTCCCGCACGTAATGCCCGCCACTGGATCGGCGGCACGCTCGCCGCCTGCCTGCTTGCCTGCGCCGCGAGCGCCGGCGCGCAGCCGCTATGGTTCGCCGGCGGGCGCCCGACGCCCGAGGCTCAGCAGGCTGTGACGGCACTGGCCGGCGCCGAGGCTGATGGCCTGGCGCCGAAGGACTACGATGCCGAGGGCCTGAAGCATGCGCTGGCGCAGGCCGCCGCCGGCCCGCAAGCCGCGCCGGACGCCGTGGAGAAGCTCGACACCGCGCTCAGCGACGCCATGCGGCGCTACCTGTCGGACCTGCACAACGGGCGCGTCGATCCGCGCAAGGTGCACGCCAATTTCACGCCGCCAGCGTCGGCGCAGTTCGAGCCTGACAGCTACCTGCGCACTGCCCTGGCCAGCCACCGGCTGCCTGACGCGATCCGCGAGGCAGCGCCGTCCTTTCCCCTCTACGGCACACTGCGCGATGCGCTCGCGCGCTATCGCGCGCTGGCCGCGCAGCCGGGCTGGGAACGTCCGCTGCCCGCGCTGCCGGGCGGCAAGCTGACCACCGGGCAGGCCTACAGCGGCGTTGCGGAACTGGCCAGGCGCCTGCAGGCACTTGGCGACATGGCCGCGGGCGCGCCGGTGCCGCATCGTTATGCCGGCGCCGTCGTGGACGGCGTCAAGGCTTTCCAGGCCCGTCACGGGCTGGAGGCGGACGGCGTGATCGGCGCCGGCACCCTGGCCCAGCTCAATACCCCGCCCGCGGCTCGCGTGCGGCAGATCGAGCTGACCATGGAGCGGCTGCGCTGGACTCCGCTCGCCGACGGGCCGCGCGTGATCGTGGTGAACATCCCCGAGTTCATGCTGCGCGCCTATGAGTACAACGCCGGCAAGCTCGACATCAAGCTGGAGATGAAGGTCATTGTCGGCAAGGCGCTGGATACGCGCACGCCACTGTTCAAGGAGGACATGCGCTACATCGAGTTCAGCCCTTACTGGAATGTGCCGCCGTCGATCGCGCGCGCGGAGACCATTCCGCGACTGCGGCGCGATCCCGGGTACTTCACGAGCCAGGGCTTCGAGTTCGTGTCCAACGGCAAGGCCGTGACGACGCTGACCGAGGCCAATCTCGACGCCGTGCTGAATGGCCAGATGCGCATCCGCCAGCGCCCGGGTCCGACGAACGCGCTCGGCGACATCAAGTTCGTATTCCCGAACAACCAGAACATCTACCTGCACCACACGCCCACGCCGCAGCTGTTCAAGCGCGACCGGCGCGATTTCAGCCATGGCTGCATCCGCGTGGAAGAACCCGTGGCGCTCGCGCAGTTCGTGCTGCAGGACATGCCGGGCTGGACCGAGGCACGCATCCGCCAGGCCATGACCAAGGGCCAGTCCAACACCGTGGCGCTCCAGCAGCCGCTGCCGGTGGTGCTGGCCTATGGCACTGCCATTGCCCGCGCGGATGGCCGGGTATACTTCCTGCCTGACATTTACGGCCAGGACAAGCTGCTCGACCAGGCGCTGCGGCAGAACACCACGCGCGGGGCCCCAGGTGTGCCGGCATCGGCACCGTCGACTCCGGACGCCCTCGCACATCCCGCGCCAACGCAGAACCCGACATGA
- a CDS encoding MFS transporter, translating into MTTVRISRSVTLLLVATGFAVMFASTAVKGVYQVYFVQLATHFGQGRAQFAWSGGLFMLATGLMSPVVGALSDRVGPLRTAAVGALAAGLAYASAAWWHQSLVWFSLAFGIVGAFGLAAMTFVPMGVLVDRLFEARRKGLAYAIVTNGTAIGFIVLSPFWIWLQPQAAWTTVFGAVGMVFALPVAATLWLLSRWEPPAPAAAVAQAQTSAWAIVRRDPVFYVLAAGFFGCGATMAFIDVHLLAHWQDRGVPRLEMGYALSALGVLELASGIASGALALRFDKHRLLAAFYAMRCAAMLLLLVPQAGVLPFAVLFGSSYLGTVILTSMFCFERYGSQIKGRVFGLLFLVHQVGAFLTVQLGARSFESTGAYLQTIAALGLVTGFAAICSWLGLRRGAGEPPALRAGAGAQG; encoded by the coding sequence ATGACGACCGTCCGGATTTCCCGCTCCGTCACACTGCTGCTCGTCGCCACCGGCTTTGCGGTGATGTTCGCGTCGACCGCCGTCAAGGGCGTCTACCAGGTCTACTTCGTGCAGCTGGCCACGCACTTCGGCCAGGGGCGCGCGCAGTTCGCGTGGTCTGGCGGGCTGTTCATGCTAGCCACCGGCCTTATGTCGCCCGTGGTGGGCGCGCTGAGCGACCGCGTCGGGCCCTTGCGCACCGCCGCGGTTGGCGCGCTGGCGGCAGGACTGGCCTATGCCAGCGCAGCCTGGTGGCACCAGTCGCTGGTCTGGTTCAGCCTCGCATTCGGCATCGTCGGCGCATTCGGGCTCGCGGCGATGACCTTCGTGCCGATGGGCGTGCTGGTGGACCGTCTGTTCGAGGCGCGCAGGAAAGGACTGGCCTACGCCATCGTCACCAACGGCACGGCGATCGGCTTTATCGTGCTGTCGCCGTTCTGGATCTGGCTGCAGCCGCAGGCGGCGTGGACCACGGTGTTCGGCGCGGTTGGCATGGTCTTCGCGCTGCCGGTGGCCGCCACGCTGTGGCTGCTGTCGCGCTGGGAACCGCCCGCGCCGGCGGCTGCCGTGGCGCAGGCGCAGACCTCGGCATGGGCGATCGTGCGGCGCGATCCTGTGTTCTACGTGCTGGCCGCTGGGTTCTTCGGCTGCGGTGCGACCATGGCCTTCATCGACGTGCACCTGCTCGCGCACTGGCAGGACCGTGGCGTGCCGCGCCTGGAAATGGGCTACGCACTGAGCGCGCTCGGGGTGCTGGAACTGGCCAGCGGCATCGCCTCGGGCGCGCTGGCGCTGCGCTTCGACAAGCACCGGCTGCTGGCCGCGTTCTACGCCATGCGCTGCGCGGCGATGTTGCTGCTGCTCGTGCCGCAGGCAGGCGTGCTGCCGTTTGCGGTGCTGTTCGGCAGCAGCTACCTGGGCACGGTCATCCTGACGTCGATGTTCTGCTTCGAGCGCTATGGCAGCCAGATCAAGGGCCGGGTGTTCGGGCTGCTGTTCCTGGTCCACCAGGTTGGCGCGTTCCTGACCGTGCAGCTGGGGGCGCGTTCGTTCGAATCGACCGGCGCGTATCTGCAGACAATCGCCGCGCTCGGCTTGGTGACCGGCTTTGCCGCCATCTGCTCGTGGCTGGGTTTGCGCCGCGGTGCCGGCGAGCCGCCAGCCCTGCGCGCCGGGGCGGGTGCGCAGGGCTGA